The Macrobrachium nipponense isolate FS-2020 chromosome 44, ASM1510439v2, whole genome shotgun sequence genome contains the following window.
TTGCATAGTCATTAATTGAGTTTAGGATCAGTCTTGTTCcccatattttttgttatattcatgTCCACACTAGTTTTCCATTTAGAGGATTGGATGTTTAACTTCTCTCCACAGTCTTGTGTATTTTCTACCTGCATTCCCATTTGGTCTAGGTTTTCACCTATGCTTTTATCCCTGTGATTTCCTGGATATTCCATTAAATTCAATAATGAAATTCTTGTTACGAAATATATTGtattaaacatataaatgtaCAAGGCTTTATagctgtggacttgatcacttaaATGGAGGACAACATATAACTAAGGAACAGTGCTGCTCTCTTGTCCGTTTCCGAATTTCCGTCGTTTTCTATCTTTCTAGATCAGAGCGGGATATAGAATACAGTTATCTTAAAGGGTAAATATTAACAACTTAGTTTTTAGgtattttgagaaaaatattagtttgagttcttattatatatctaagGATACAACCACTTTGTTTCTCTACAAATCTTTAGAAGATGAAATTTTTAATCACACTTCATTCCAAGATACAAGgcatttattaacaaaaaaataatatattaacaacAATTACTTACATTAAGTAAAAACCAAAGGAACGAAAAACAAAGGTCAAAGTACAATagagaataattatcacaattcATAATTAGAAAACAAACGCAATATCTATTTCACAGAGAAGAGCATTTCTGTTGTCGGTTCAAACTCATTAAACTTTCCTTTTTCAGTAATTTCACTTAAGTGGATAAGAGATCTTACAGTTTCCAGTTTTAGacagtttctttctttcctttttattaaatttaatttagaaaaaaGGCGCTCTGCATCAGCATTAGAGGTAGGGAGAGATAGAATTTCCATCGCAAATTTACCCAAAGACTCATATTTTTTCTGACCCAGTCCATCTTCAActgtcataatatatttataaaatgcctctatatcattgggtgatttctttatttcctctGGGAAAGTGTGCCATGCTACATCCCACCACTGGTCGTCTAAAGATTGCCTGTCATAATTATTAATACGGGGAACAGCATTACCTAAATCAATCAAAGATGGTACACTACTTCTAATATTATGATCCATAACAGATTTTGGATGCAAGCATGAGGCCAATTTCCATAATTTGTTGCTGAGGTCAAaccttttgtttatttgctgGCAGACTACAATTAGGAAAGTTCTACATCTTGTTTTCACACTTTCAACCATATCTCTGCGCTGATATTCTGGCTTCTGAAATAAATCGTGAAGCTCAGCCCCAAGGTAGATTTGAGTAAGTGGAACATGAATATTTTCATCTGCAGGGTCAATTTCATGTAGTGGAGTTTTTGCAATTATGTGAGGATAACAAAAGTTTTTCAGTAGTAACCTGTACATATTGGATATTTTGTCATGAAGGAGATGGAGTGTGGGTCCCTTTGACTGAGAAATTATGTTTATACTATTGAGTTGTGGTAGAATGTAGTTcaaaaaaagcaaataacaaaAAACTGAAGGGTCGTTAAGTGTGTTATGAATTTGTTCTACAGCTGTTAATCTTTCCTCCAATGCAATTTGCTTGAAATAAAGTTTGTGGGGCTGCCACTGCTCTAACACTCGCAACAGCTTGATGAAGCGATAACCACCTAGTTGCACAAGGATGCAGTAACTTATGAGGTTTTACCTGGCAGAAATATTGAAATTCTCTAAATTCATATTTGCGTTTTGcactatgagaaaaaaaattgtatatattcctTATGAGGTCTTCACATACTCGGGGCAGTGTCTTTGCTGCTTCACTTGAGCAAAGGTGAATACTGTGTGCAACGCATCGGAATATTGTTATGCTGATTTGCTGTCTCAGCCTACTTGATACGCTGTTAACAGTACCCATTACATTTGAGGCACCATCAGCAGCGAAACCTATTATGTTACTCAATGGAATTTGTAAAGCATTTAAACAGTTCAAAATCATGTTATATAAAGATTCCCCCGATGAACCCCGATTCCCTTCATAAATGTTTATGATGTCTAGCATAgatctttttattttgcattcatcAACATCAAAATATTTAGCAATTACAGCGCATGCTTTATTTACCGAACAGTCAGTTGTTTCGTCAATAATTATGCTAAATTTAGACTTCCGAAGCTTCGCTGCCAATCCATTTAAAGCATGATCCCCTAAGACTTGAACCAGGGTAGCACATCGTTTCCTCTTCAGTGCCATGCACGCAGCTATTTCGGAGTCTGGGAACATTCTTCTTTGTAGGTCCATGATGTCATCACAAAGACTGCATTTATAAATTcaatgaaatatagtatttatagtaacaaattaaaattagtatgtgtgtgtatatatattataatatataatatatatatatatatatatatatatatatatatatatataactaattatatatatatatatatatatatatatgtatatgaggacaaaatattatattatctattacattatgggaacaagtaaaaaaatataagaaattgctACCTAAAGGGCAGATTTTGCTCTGCTAAGAAAACCATAAATAAGACGGTTGCATAAGCAACAGCACCTGCCAACCGTTCTTCTTGCTGATCGCTGGTCGACTGTTTGCCCTCATCAGTGGCATCTGAGGTTGCTCTGAGTCTCTCTTCCAGAGATGACCGATGGCGTTTAAGAGAAGATATCTCAGCGCTAAGCTCTTTGTGACATACCTGACAGTATGCCTTCAGTGGGTTACCAGGGACTCGCGCAAGCCAAGGTTTAAAGAGATCATTGGAGAGCCAACTCTCTTGAAAGTTTGGACGAGGAGACATAATCTGAAAATATTGATAGTTAAAACAAGTTCCATGTAGTCACAACTCCATGTAATATAGCAGCAGAACAAGCTATTATTCATTTAGCCATTAGtaaagagatacttttgaaataatATCACCAATGTTGATCTTTTAGGCAAAGTAATGATATTACTAGtttgaataaagaaaactaattttCTGCAAGTTACCAAATAATTTCTGAGAAAAGTTTTTTAAGATTCCGTTTTCTGTGAACAAGGCTAACTGCAATCCCGAAGACTAATAAATTCAAGAAGCAGTGAAATAAGTGAATATTTACCAATACTTACTAGGTTATATGGAGTGGCATACAAATCATAAGCAGGCGACGAGGTCAGAGATACTGCTGTGATTCATAAAAATGTTGTTGTAGCTTCAAAGGTTGGAGAAAGAGTGAGCCCTCTGTGGTTTTCCGTCCGGTCGTCAAGTATTTGAGCTACGTCATGTTTTACGTagttataataatatttgttaatgGTATCAGGCATAtattatgaaaggaaaaatatacactatagttataaattattttttattagaatttgatTTTATGGTCATACAAGCAAAAAACCCAAGCTGCGGAAAAATTTCCGTAGTGACGTCATCGTCCGTAAGGCGAGATTTTTTTCCGTTTAGCAGACGAATTTCCGTACGAGAACATCACTGCTCAGGAAACAAAGTCAAGCTGgaaaccatacatacaaacaaacattacaaAAAGTAAAACTGTTAATCCGGTTGTTGGACCCTGGTTGGGCCCTTAAATCAATTCTAAAATTCTTCAGGGCCCTCTCGGCGGAAGAAACCAGAAGTCTTCCGCTAAAGAGCCAACAATGTGATTTGGTTCTAAACCATAACtttgattttggaaagaatctgACTCAATATTTTCCTAAAATTACGAATACCCAcccatttacaaatttctttgcttataacattattttcaacaatggCCAAGTTTCCAaccaagatattatatataacgtaatGGGGGAGCCTTCAATACATCTGGTGGATCTGTCTAAGCATTTATACACAACTTGACCATTTCTAAAATTTATATAATGATCCTTTCTCCAAGCGTGTAGAGCTATAGAGCTATAGTTATTCTCCTATTTACATGCTGAAATGTGTTGTTTTTGCGTTTACCAAACGAACGAccactttcaccaatatagcatggAAGAATCACAGTCAAAGCAAGCAATAGCATAATTACCAatatctttaaacaattttacctATTTCTTATAGGATTTTTCTCCCAACTGTGTTAGGGTACTGGAATATAACATAACCGGACTGTGTTTTTCTATTATTCAGTGTTTGGGAAATATCTATAAGGACCTTGTTGGAAGGGAGTGAAAGTGATTTTTGAAATAACTGTTGTTCAGGTCTTTCCCCTGGGTGGTAATTTAATCCTCCTAGCTCTAGAAAGAGAACTTTCTATAAAGTATTTAGGGTAACACAATTTATGAAAACTTTAAACTAGAAAATTCAACTCTAAAAAACATGGATCACACAATATgctctaaataaaaaatagattagtAAGCACGTTACTTTTCACTTGACATCATGATAagagtaaaaattaattttagaaataGAACGCGTGTTCTTTCTGTAAACGGGAAATTTAAAGGACCTCTTAATTTCGTTTCCTTGTACAACGAGATTTAGAAAAGGTATAAAtattcaaaagtgataaaaaattgaaaaattttcaaTCGATTTGTACACAATGAAACTATCGTCCACATATCGGTCTACGATCACTTTCCCTCCCTTTCAACTACCCTGTAAAATTGTCCGAAGATATTGGTGTTATGTTGTTGTTTGCTTGGATTGTGATTATTGCTATATCGGTGAAAGTGGGCTTTCgtttgttaaaaacaaaaatgaacataTTTCAGCATGTAAATTGGGGTATAATTATACGAAGCTTTATAGTATGACACACCTGGGAAAGGGGTCATAGAATAAATTTTAGGATTGGTCAAAATGTGTATAAATGTTTAGGCAGATCCGCCTGATAATGTATTGAAGGCGCCATCATTTTGTTAAATACATTTGATGGAAACTTGCTCATTGTTGAAACTATTGTTATAAGCGAAGAAATTTAGAAATGGGAGAGTATactttattttagaaatatagcTATCTAGTCAAATTCTTTCCAAATTCAGTCATAATTTAGAACAAAAGCACCTTCCTGGCTCTAGCGAAAGGCCTCAGGTTTCTTCCGCCGAGGTTGTCTCGGAAAATTTTAGAATTGACTTAAGGGTCCAACAACCGATTAAAAGTTTTACTTTCCGTACTGCTTGTTTGTGCGTATGGTTTCATGCTTTACTTTGTTACCTGAGCTGTATATTTTACTCCcatttagtgatcaagtccacagcagttggacgaaagctataaacTTTGCACTTATTCCTAATATACTTTTGCAACAGGAATTtagtttgttatatataataataatatatatatatatatataaatatatatatatatatatagatatatatatatgagagagagagagaaatcaatatacttgtattaatttatttttcatttacaatatatagtttaatgataacaatattcgacaaaatacattaaagtataaagcatttaatataaaatttagctttcaatataacatttagcataaaagatgtataaaatcgtacgcaACCACGatgacgtcacgcccagctgacttgagactgaacgagggagcgttgatatgttgaggagaggagaagagagagttaaaatattacttatgtatgtaaaagcaataacaattcacataaaaagggaatttctctATAAATCTAACATAATGATAatgtatgaaaacaatcaaatgcattaaaaaaaaagaaaaaaaaaatcttaattgagccagtgtccaGTGAGACAATCTAGGTCTCTAGTTGaacaatttaacaaaataataaatgaaagaaacaaagcttttcacagtaaaatttagcacaaatgattgaCAAAATGATTcgcattgcggtgatacacagctaacttgaggtagagggaggtagcgtttatattttttaggaataatgaatgaatgattttaagttaccGTGCGTCGTGGtgttgttgaggagagaagaggaggcagtaaaatctttactataattatgtacgtaaaagcagtaccgattcacgtaaaaaataaaaagttatttcataataaattgaacgtaatgataaaatatgaaaacgatcaaatgcaatacagaaaaggaaaaaaaaaagtcttaattgagccagtgcttGGTGTGCCGAGTGAGACTGTCTAGTTGGACCAAGGTCTAGGAATATAAGGTCTTGTCATGCGCAGCTGAAACTGGGGTACAGGATTAAACGGCTAGGTGCATGACTTACACAATAACCGCAGTCAggccccttaacctatagcaatcctgcctttacttttTTTCCTAACTACTCTAAGCTATTCAATAATTAAATCAATAGTCAGAtgtaggttcttcattctactatgttaagaagaataatcataagagagatcattagaacattttcgccaaataatattgaaattattgaaaacctacctttgctttccttttatccgttattaaatactattatctgtttccgaaggaaaataatagtcagaataaaaagctatatcttaatatattaaataatcacgAGCGAGTTTTAAAGAACCttcttaacaataatataaatatatgtctaaattacacatttaacaggtcttaaaatcatattttgcacatatatatagctatgtcgctaacttcttcaattatgcaccgcttttctggaactactaaAGTGTCTGTTCAcatttcgaattctaaaaactgtatggcatggaacaaaatatttcgactaatgaagttatttggatgtgactgctaattatttccgctaatttaattatcgctccttttaaggctgttaaaagattttcctcccatggtgagaatcaaacatcttatccatagatttcaaatgatcaagaaacactaggtttcattagttacctttcactaaagcttatggcaccaatctttgtgtcatcttcctttgttacttttgctcctaaatgttccagttgtggaaacttgcgagcaatgaacccgccaacatatggcatcttcccatgtttgttcttcaacttcctggtttttgaagtcatcactttgatcatccttattaaatactggtaagcaaattaaaattgctgatatactgggttctttctgaagggcatttccttcgtcttcgaatgatgcgtcttgcttttcagggacgtgggaaaatgaggcggatgttacatGTTCACAGTTGCAGTTTTAAACGTTGCTCTTTGAGCTTTCAAGTGTGCAGTAttttcctaaaaggtgggctctgagacgatgtttaaatgcaactggtgatgagtgctgatcgtacgctcccatttgacttttgcaaccaaAAAAAGTGCCTCAACTCAGCCTGACTTGgtctgtaatttagagtatacgtcatgccaagtttttattttgtcattttcagcaagttagacaaaggatagatctttgtacttttcttcactttcatttctctagtGGTTCcattcatgtcttgaaagattttgtcttgcatttacaggtttagtcacgtaagcatttcttgatgattttctatctgttggcagtcgagaataaaacggatcaaactatctatcaacaagccAAATAAAATGGCTTAtaattttccagcccttctcttcaaatatccttggttgtcgAAGTGATCAATAGATTTGtaagtacttttggacagcagtcgcacggcaagtttaactttcattcgttgcatacctataaCAACATTGACATGTCtttcagaaagtttataagctGTCTGAAGATCACttcatgaaaatggtctggtaacacagcaatgaagcctgtttgtcttgtaaggACGGATGTGAATAGTCGCGATATTGGACGCCATAGaaatagcaatggtgaaaatcaCATTCACTGCttactaaccataatcgtcaacctttgttccattcaggtgtagCTGCTGCAAGCATGTGCTGGGATCATACTTTTgtccatggtagatcattatttagtgtcaatttcacacCATCACCAATATCGCTGTGTCTTCGTGGACGGCGACACAGCGATATTAGTGAGGgtgtgaaaaaagttattgaagtcaaactaaCTGTTTCAAATATCTTGTTCAATATTTAGAATTTCCCTCCACAAGCGACCTAACtaaacatcaagaagaaatcatcaattttattttcatttttatgaaagtaaacttcACGATGATCATTCGCAGAATAGTGAGGTTCATATGGTTCATGAC
Protein-coding sequences here:
- the LOC135203853 gene encoding uncharacterized protein LOC135203853, which encodes MDLQRRMFPDSEIAACMALKRKRCATLVQVLGDHALNGLAAKLRKSKFSIIIDETTDCSVNKACAVIAKYFDVDECKIKRSMLDIINIYEGNRGSSGESLYNMILNCLNALQIPLSNIIGFAADGASNVMGTVNSVSSRLRQQISITIFRCVAHSIHLCSSEAAKTLPRVCEDLIRNIYNFFSHSAKRKYEFREFQYFCQVKPHKLLHPCATRWLSLHQAVASVRAVAAPQTLFQANCIGGKINSCRTNS